GGCCCGCTTGCTCATCCGCACCGGGGCGCCGTCGCGCAGCAGGTTGACCAGCTGCCCGATCAGGATCTCCAGGTTGCGCTCCGGGTCGTCGCCGAAGCAGGCGGCCATCGCCTTCATCCGGCCGATGTAGCCGTGGTGGTCGGCGCCCAGCATGATCACAACCCGCTCGAAGCCGCGCTCCCGCTTGTCCAGGTAGTAGGCGCAGTCCGCGGCGAAGTACGTCCACTCGCCGTTGGACTTGCGCAGCACCCGGTCCTTGTCGTCGCCGAAGTCGGTGGTCCGCAACCAGGTGGCGCCCTCGGACTCGTAGACCTGGCCCTGCTCACGCAGCCGGGCCAGGGCGAGGTCCAGCTCACCTCGGTCGTGCAGGTCCTTCTCGTTGAAGTAGGTGTCGAACTCCACCCCGAAGTCGCGCAGCGAGGAGCGGATCTCGTCGAACATCAGCGCGACGCCCTCGACCCGGAACACCTCCTGGGCGGCGGCGTCGTCCAGGGTCAGCACGTCCGGCCGACGGGCCTGCACCTCGGCGGCGATCTCCCCGATGTACGCCCCGCCGTAGCCGTCCTCGGGCGCGGACTGGCCGTTGGCGGCGGCGAGCAGCGAGCGGGCGAACCGGTCGATCTGCGACCCGGCGTCGTTGAAGTAGTACTCCGTGCCCACCTCGGCGCCGGTGGCCCGCAGCAGCCGGCTGAGCGCGTCACCGACGGCCGCCCAGCGGACCCCGCCGATGTGCACCGGGCCGGTCGGGTTGGCCGACACGAACTCCAGGTTGATCTTTTCGCCGGCAAGCCGGTCGCTGCGGCCGTACTCCGCGCCGGCCTCGACGATCACCCGGGCGAGCTGGCCGGCGGCGGCCGCGTCCAGCCGGATGTTCAGGAAGCCTGGGCCGGCGATTTCCACCGACTTGACCCCGGGTGCCCGGCCCAGCTCGTCGGCCAGCGCGGCGGCCAGCTCGCGCGGC
The nucleotide sequence above comes from Micromonospora sp. NBC_00389. Encoded proteins:
- the argS gene encoding arginine--tRNA ligase, with the translated sequence MTPAELASVVLTAARAVFSERGLDQAALPERTAVERPRNPEHGDYASTLALQLSKKVGVPPRELAAALADELGRAPGVKSVEIAGPGFLNIRLDAAAAGQLARVIVEAGAEYGRSDRLAGEKINLEFVSANPTGPVHIGGVRWAAVGDALSRLLRATGAEVGTEYYFNDAGSQIDRFARSLLAAANGQSAPEDGYGGAYIGEIAAEVQARRPDVLTLDDAAAQEVFRVEGVALMFDEIRSSLRDFGVEFDTYFNEKDLHDRGELDLALARLREQGQVYESEGATWLRTTDFGDDKDRVLRKSNGEWTYFAADCAYYLDKRERGFERVVIMLGADHHGYIGRMKAMAACFGDDPERNLEILIGQLVNLLRDGAPVRMSKRAGTVITLEDLVEAIGVDASRYALARYSSDSPIDIDIELWTRATRDNPVYYVQYVAARTAGVARNAAEVGLLQGGADDFRPELLGHEKENELLKALAEFPAVVATAAELREPHRVARYLEESVAASFHRFYDNCRVLPLGDEEVTDLHRARLWLNNATRTVIANGLHLLGVSAPERM